In one Takifugu flavidus isolate HTHZ2018 chromosome 9, ASM371156v2, whole genome shotgun sequence genomic region, the following are encoded:
- the LOC130531760 gene encoding proline-rich protein HaeIII subfamily 1-like isoform X1, with protein MAATLVLSGVCLFALLIGDICCVPVQKGNDPAAYDDSYRHAAPSYDPQPGPRSGPGFGPQPGPGFGPQPGPGFGPQSGQGLAPPVAPQSGPGYGPEPGPEPGPRSGPEPGPEPGPRPGPGYGPQPGPGYGPGFGPPVWPGFGPPPVAPQSGHYPLGSVSEGGSSPYYYPEMKPGYDQPSDWYVEPAWPGPMGKAPLAPAGVGSEYIRPPIPQPAYQGGELTHYEDSAEHGFYERESDEQGQFPHPPHIFASPKMVSSSMPHPLPPRPVLPQWGFYPYYYDYRFITGQYPPGTYTHASANFEHGRDAWQDVHYRQ; from the exons ATGGCGGCTACACTAGTTCTCTCAGG GGTTTGCCTCTTTGCTCTGCTGATTGGAGACATATGCTGTGTCCCTGTCCAGAAAG GCAATGATCCTGCTGCATACGATGATAGCTACAGACATGCTGCTCCGAGTTACGACCCCCAGCCTGGCCCGCGTTCTGGCCCCGGTTTCGGCCCCCAGCCTGGCCCTGGTTTCGGCCCCCAGCCTGGCCCCGGTTTCGGCCCCCAGTCTGGCCAAGGTTTGGCCCCCCCGGTGGCTCCCCAGTCTGGCCCTGGTTACGGCCCCGAGCCTGGCCCCGAGCCTGGTCCGCGTTCTGGCCCCGAGCCTGGCCCCGAGCCTGGTCCGCGGCCTGGCCCTGGTTACGGCCCCCAGCCTGGCCCTGGTTACGGCCCTGGTTTCGGCCCCCCCGTCTGGCCAGGTTTTGGCCCCCCCCCGGTGGCTCCCCAGTCTGGCCATTACCCACTTGGAAGTGTTTCTGAAGGTGGATCTTCACCATACTATTATCCTGAAATGAAGCCTGGATATGATCAACCCAGTG aCTGGTATGTTGAGCCTGCCTGGCCTGGTCCTATGGGTAAGGCTCCGTTGGCACCTGCCGGTGTTGGATCAGAATATATAAGGCCGCCCATACCACAACCAGCGTACCAGGGAGGAGAGCTGACTCATTATGAGGACTCTGCTGAACATGGGTTCTATGAGCGGGAATCAGATGAGCAAGGTCAATTCCCTCATCCTCCCCATATCTTTGCATCCCCTAAAATGGTCTCGTCCAGTATGCCACATCCATTGCCGCCACGTCCAGTGCTGCCACAGTGGGGTTTCTATCCATACTACTATGACTACAGGTTCATAACAGGCCAGTATCCTCCAGGCACTTACACCCATGCGAGTGCCAACTTTGAACATGGACGTGATGCCTGGCAGGACGTCCACTACCGCCAATAA
- the LOC130531760 gene encoding uncharacterized protein LOC130531760 isoform X3 has protein sequence MAATLVLSGVCLFALLIGDICCVPVQKGNDPAAYDDSYRHAAPSYDPQPGPRSGPGFGPQPGPGFGPQPGPGFGPQSGQGLAPPVAPQSGHYPLGSVSEGGSSPYYYPEMKPGYDQPSDWYVEPAWPGPMGKAPLAPAGVGSEYIRPPIPQPAYQGGELTHYEDSAEHGFYERESDEQGQFPHPPHIFASPKMVSSSMPHPLPPRPVLPQWGFYPYYYDYRFITGQYPPGTYTHASANFEHGRDAWQDVHYRQ, from the exons ATGGCGGCTACACTAGTTCTCTCAGG GGTTTGCCTCTTTGCTCTGCTGATTGGAGACATATGCTGTGTCCCTGTCCAGAAAG GCAATGATCCTGCTGCATACGATGATAGCTACAGACATGCTGCTCCGAGTTACGACCCCCAGCCTGGCCCGCGTTCTGGCCCCGGTTTCGGCCCCCAGCCTGGCCCTGGTTTCGGCCCCCAGCCTGGCCCCGGTTTCGGCCCCCAGTCTGGCCAAGGTTTGG CCCCCCCGGTGGCTCCCCAGTCTGGCCATTACCCACTTGGAAGTGTTTCTGAAGGTGGATCTTCACCATACTATTATCCTGAAATGAAGCCTGGATATGATCAACCCAGTG aCTGGTATGTTGAGCCTGCCTGGCCTGGTCCTATGGGTAAGGCTCCGTTGGCACCTGCCGGTGTTGGATCAGAATATATAAGGCCGCCCATACCACAACCAGCGTACCAGGGAGGAGAGCTGACTCATTATGAGGACTCTGCTGAACATGGGTTCTATGAGCGGGAATCAGATGAGCAAGGTCAATTCCCTCATCCTCCCCATATCTTTGCATCCCCTAAAATGGTCTCGTCCAGTATGCCACATCCATTGCCGCCACGTCCAGTGCTGCCACAGTGGGGTTTCTATCCATACTACTATGACTACAGGTTCATAACAGGCCAGTATCCTCCAGGCACTTACACCCATGCGAGTGCCAACTTTGAACATGGACGTGATGCCTGGCAGGACGTCCACTACCGCCAATAA
- the LOC130531289 gene encoding BCL-6 corepressor-like protein 1 → MAATLVLSGVCLFALLIGDICCVPVQKGNDPAAYDDSYRHAAPSYDPQPGPRSGPGYGPQLAPVTAPSLAPVTAPSLALVTALVSAPSLAKVWPPRWLPSLVLVTAPSLVRVLAPSLAPSLVRVLALVSAPSLALVSAPSLALVTALVLAPSLAKVWPPRWLPSLAITHLEVFLKVDLHHTIILK, encoded by the exons ATGGCGGCTACACTAGTTCTCTCAGG GGTTTGCCTCTTTGCTCTGCTGATTGGGGACATATGCTGTGTCCCTGTCCAGAAAG GCAATGATCCTGCTGCATACGATGATAGCTACAGACATGCTGCTCCGAGTTACGACCCCCAGCCTGGCCCGCGTTCTGGCCCCGGTTACGGCCCCCAGCTGGCCCCGGTTACGGCCCCCAGCCTGGCCCCGGTTACGGCCCCCAGCCTGGCCCTGGTTACGGCCCTGGTTTCGGCCCCCAGTCTGGCCAAGGTTTGGCCCCCCCGGTGGCTCCCCAGTCTGGTCCTGGTTACGGCCCCGAGCCTGGTCCGCGTTCTGGCCCCGAGCCTGGCCCCGAGCCTGGTCCGCGTTCTGGCCCTGGTTTCGGCCCCCAGCCTGGCCCTGGTTTCGGCCCCCAGCCTGGCCCTGGTTACGGCCCTGGTTTTGGCCCCCAGTCTGGCCAAGGTTTGGCCCCCCCGGTGGCTCCCCAGTCTGGCCATTACCCACTTGGAAGTGTTTCTGAAGGTGGATCTTCACCATACTATTATCCTGAAATGA
- the LOC130531760 gene encoding RNA-binding protein 27-like isoform X6 gives MAATLVLSGVCLFALLIGDICCVPVQKGNDPAAYDDSYRHAAPSYDPQPGPRSGPGFGPQPGPGFGPQPGPGFGPQSGQGLAPPSGHYPLGSVSEGGSSPYYYPEMKPGYDQPSEYIRPPIPQPAYQGGELTHYEDSAEHGFYERESDEQGQFPHPPHIFASPKMVSSSMPHPLPPRPVLPQWGFYPYYYDYRFITGQYPPGTYTHASANFEHGRDAWQDVHYRQ, from the exons ATGGCGGCTACACTAGTTCTCTCAGG GGTTTGCCTCTTTGCTCTGCTGATTGGAGACATATGCTGTGTCCCTGTCCAGAAAG GCAATGATCCTGCTGCATACGATGATAGCTACAGACATGCTGCTCCGAGTTACGACCCCCAGCCTGGCCCGCGTTCTGGCCCCGGTTTCGGCCCCCAGCCTGGCCCTGGTTTCGGCCCCCAGCCTGGCCCCGGTTTCGGCCCCCAGTCTGGCCAAGGTTTGGCCCCCCCG TCTGGCCATTACCCACTTGGAAGTGTTTCTGAAGGTGGATCTTCACCATACTATTATCCTGAAATGAAGCCTGGATATGATCAACCCAGTG AATATATAAGGCCGCCCATACCACAACCAGCGTACCAGGGAGGAGAGCTGACTCATTATGAGGACTCTGCTGAACATGGGTTCTATGAGCGGGAATCAGATGAGCAAGGTCAATTCCCTCATCCTCCCCATATCTTTGCATCCCCTAAAATGGTCTCGTCCAGTATGCCACATCCATTGCCGCCACGTCCAGTGCTGCCACAGTGGGGTTTCTATCCATACTACTATGACTACAGGTTCATAACAGGCCAGTATCCTCCAGGCACTTACACCCATGCGAGTGCCAACTTTGAACATGGACGTGATGCCTGGCAGGACGTCCACTACCGCCAATAA
- the LOC130531760 gene encoding translation initiation factor IF-2-like isoform X5, which translates to MAATLVLSGVCLFALLIGDICCVPVQKGNDPAAYDDSYRHAAPSYDPQPGPRSGPGFGPQPGPGFGPQPGPGFGPQSGQGLAPPVAPQSGHYPLGSVSEGGSSPYYYPEMKPGYDQPSEYIRPPIPQPAYQGGELTHYEDSAEHGFYERESDEQGQFPHPPHIFASPKMVSSSMPHPLPPRPVLPQWGFYPYYYDYRFITGQYPPGTYTHASANFEHGRDAWQDVHYRQ; encoded by the exons ATGGCGGCTACACTAGTTCTCTCAGG GGTTTGCCTCTTTGCTCTGCTGATTGGAGACATATGCTGTGTCCCTGTCCAGAAAG GCAATGATCCTGCTGCATACGATGATAGCTACAGACATGCTGCTCCGAGTTACGACCCCCAGCCTGGCCCGCGTTCTGGCCCCGGTTTCGGCCCCCAGCCTGGCCCTGGTTTCGGCCCCCAGCCTGGCCCCGGTTTCGGCCCCCAGTCTGGCCAAGGTTTGG CCCCCCCGGTGGCTCCCCAGTCTGGCCATTACCCACTTGGAAGTGTTTCTGAAGGTGGATCTTCACCATACTATTATCCTGAAATGAAGCCTGGATATGATCAACCCAGTG AATATATAAGGCCGCCCATACCACAACCAGCGTACCAGGGAGGAGAGCTGACTCATTATGAGGACTCTGCTGAACATGGGTTCTATGAGCGGGAATCAGATGAGCAAGGTCAATTCCCTCATCCTCCCCATATCTTTGCATCCCCTAAAATGGTCTCGTCCAGTATGCCACATCCATTGCCGCCACGTCCAGTGCTGCCACAGTGGGGTTTCTATCCATACTACTATGACTACAGGTTCATAACAGGCCAGTATCCTCCAGGCACTTACACCCATGCGAGTGCCAACTTTGAACATGGACGTGATGCCTGGCAGGACGTCCACTACCGCCAATAA
- the LOC130531760 gene encoding proline-rich protein HaeIII subfamily 1-like isoform X4 encodes MAATLVLSGVCLFALLIGDICCVPVQKGNDPAAYDDSYRHAAPSYDPQPGPRSGPGFGPQPGPGFGPQPGPGFGPQSGQGLAPPSGHYPLGSVSEGGSSPYYYPEMKPGYDQPSDWYVEPAWPGPMGKAPLAPAGVGSEYIRPPIPQPAYQGGELTHYEDSAEHGFYERESDEQGQFPHPPHIFASPKMVSSSMPHPLPPRPVLPQWGFYPYYYDYRFITGQYPPGTYTHASANFEHGRDAWQDVHYRQ; translated from the exons ATGGCGGCTACACTAGTTCTCTCAGG GGTTTGCCTCTTTGCTCTGCTGATTGGAGACATATGCTGTGTCCCTGTCCAGAAAG GCAATGATCCTGCTGCATACGATGATAGCTACAGACATGCTGCTCCGAGTTACGACCCCCAGCCTGGCCCGCGTTCTGGCCCCGGTTTCGGCCCCCAGCCTGGCCCTGGTTTCGGCCCCCAGCCTGGCCCCGGTTTCGGCCCCCAGTCTGGCCAAGGTTTGGCCCCCCCG TCTGGCCATTACCCACTTGGAAGTGTTTCTGAAGGTGGATCTTCACCATACTATTATCCTGAAATGAAGCCTGGATATGATCAACCCAGTG aCTGGTATGTTGAGCCTGCCTGGCCTGGTCCTATGGGTAAGGCTCCGTTGGCACCTGCCGGTGTTGGATCAGAATATATAAGGCCGCCCATACCACAACCAGCGTACCAGGGAGGAGAGCTGACTCATTATGAGGACTCTGCTGAACATGGGTTCTATGAGCGGGAATCAGATGAGCAAGGTCAATTCCCTCATCCTCCCCATATCTTTGCATCCCCTAAAATGGTCTCGTCCAGTATGCCACATCCATTGCCGCCACGTCCAGTGCTGCCACAGTGGGGTTTCTATCCATACTACTATGACTACAGGTTCATAACAGGCCAGTATCCTCCAGGCACTTACACCCATGCGAGTGCCAACTTTGAACATGGACGTGATGCCTGGCAGGACGTCCACTACCGCCAATAA
- the LOC130531760 gene encoding basic proline-rich protein-like isoform X2, which translates to MAATLVLSGVCLFALLIGDICCVPVQKGNDPAAYDDSYRHAAPSYDPQPGPRSGPGFGPQPGPGFGPQPGPGFGPQSGQGLAPPVAPQSGPGYGPEPGPEPGPRSGPEPGPEPGPRPGPGYGPQPGPGYGPGFGPPVWPGFGPPPVAPQSGHYPLGSVSEGGSSPYYYPEMKPGYDQPSEYIRPPIPQPAYQGGELTHYEDSAEHGFYERESDEQGQFPHPPHIFASPKMVSSSMPHPLPPRPVLPQWGFYPYYYDYRFITGQYPPGTYTHASANFEHGRDAWQDVHYRQ; encoded by the exons ATGGCGGCTACACTAGTTCTCTCAGG GGTTTGCCTCTTTGCTCTGCTGATTGGAGACATATGCTGTGTCCCTGTCCAGAAAG GCAATGATCCTGCTGCATACGATGATAGCTACAGACATGCTGCTCCGAGTTACGACCCCCAGCCTGGCCCGCGTTCTGGCCCCGGTTTCGGCCCCCAGCCTGGCCCTGGTTTCGGCCCCCAGCCTGGCCCCGGTTTCGGCCCCCAGTCTGGCCAAGGTTTGGCCCCCCCGGTGGCTCCCCAGTCTGGCCCTGGTTACGGCCCCGAGCCTGGCCCCGAGCCTGGTCCGCGTTCTGGCCCCGAGCCTGGCCCCGAGCCTGGTCCGCGGCCTGGCCCTGGTTACGGCCCCCAGCCTGGCCCTGGTTACGGCCCTGGTTTCGGCCCCCCCGTCTGGCCAGGTTTTGGCCCCCCCCCGGTGGCTCCCCAGTCTGGCCATTACCCACTTGGAAGTGTTTCTGAAGGTGGATCTTCACCATACTATTATCCTGAAATGAAGCCTGGATATGATCAACCCAGTG AATATATAAGGCCGCCCATACCACAACCAGCGTACCAGGGAGGAGAGCTGACTCATTATGAGGACTCTGCTGAACATGGGTTCTATGAGCGGGAATCAGATGAGCAAGGTCAATTCCCTCATCCTCCCCATATCTTTGCATCCCCTAAAATGGTCTCGTCCAGTATGCCACATCCATTGCCGCCACGTCCAGTGCTGCCACAGTGGGGTTTCTATCCATACTACTATGACTACAGGTTCATAACAGGCCAGTATCCTCCAGGCACTTACACCCATGCGAGTGCCAACTTTGAACATGGACGTGATGCCTGGCAGGACGTCCACTACCGCCAATAA